A segment of the Methanosarcinales archaeon genome:
TATAATGGTTCAACCAGAACTACCCGTATTTCCAGATCAGAATTATGCATGCTCTGATTTTGAGACTGGATGGTTATATTGGTTATGATTCAAAACACTTCTTTTTATTTGTTCATGACTGTTTTTTTTCCATTGCAATGTCAATAAGTTTTCTGGCCCAACCCAATTTTTTCTTTTTAATAGCAGAAACATTGATGTCATCGAAATCGAATCCGATCATTGTTATGCTGGAAGCACAAAAACTACGTGCAAGAAATACACAACGATCCCCATCTGTAAAGCCCCCGAAGTTGTACACATTCTCAAGAGGTGCTACCTGGGTAGAACCAATAATATTGTAAAGCCCGGGTAATACCTGGCCGATGACATGGATATTATCTCCATGTGCATGAACGACCATAATAGCCCCTTTTCGGCTGGCTTCTATCTCTGTTTCAATATCCCCATCCAGGTCTGTTACAATGATATCAGGAACAACGCCTTTTTTAATAAGTACTTCAGTGGCCCCATCGGCAGCTATAATAAAATAATTAATCAAATCAATATCATTCAGTTCAGCTTTAAGGGTAGATGCATTGCCACAGATCAAAACATCTTTTGCTTTGATCAATGCCTGAAGGCTGTCTAACGATACAATTCCGGATGGGGCCATGCCAGAGAGCATATCTGATAACTTTCTGGCAGAATACTCATCCTTTACACGGTCATAACCCATATCCCTGATTATTTCCAGATATATGGGTTCCCAGTCTTCAAATTTCATGACGATTTTGTAATGCTCATTTTCATACTCGTCCCCTCAACATCCCACTCCTTGACCAATTCGCCCTCTGGGATTATATCAAGACCTATAACCAGCAGGTTTGACCTGACTTCTCCTGCTATATGGGGTTCCAGATCAAGCACAAGATCGCAAATCCTTTCATCTTCTATCAGGACCATGGCTTTTACCGTGGCCTCAACTTCCAGGTCCAGTTCCTTTCTCATATCCTGCAGGCGCCTGATAACCTCACGGGCATATCCTTCAGATTCCAGTTCCCTTGTAAGTAAGGCATCCACATATACCAGACCATTAGAAAATTCTGCTGTGCCCACATGTTCAGGAATGGTTTCCTGGAATTTGACCATGTCTGAGGTAATAGTGGCAGTGCCGCCAGGAATTTCCAGTTCATACTGTCCATCCGACAGTAAAGCCTCCTTGAGTGCCAGGACATCTGTTGAACCAAGGGCTGATACTACCTTTTTAGCAGCTCCTTTAAATGTGGGACCAATAACTTTTGGCTGCGGTACAACTTCAATACCCAATTCGTCCCACAATTCTCCGGCACCAAGTATGATCACATCCTTACTATTGGTTTGCTCAAGCAGCACATTTCTCATAGTTACCACGGCCAAAGCAACGTTTTCATTCTCTGAAGCCACGACGATCTTATTTACAGGCCATCGCAATTTTCGCTTGACCTTCTGCCTGGCATTGGATACAGCTTCCACGATATTGCGGATTATCTCCATCTGTGTTTCAAGTTCTTTATCAATAAATGCTTCATCGGCAACCGGCCAGTCGCACATATGGATTGATTCAGGACTGTCCGGATCCAGGTTTCTTACCAGATTCTGGTATATTGATTCTGACAGATGTGGAGTAAAAGGCGATATGATCCTGGCCAGCTTGGTCATTACTTCATAGATCACCCAGTAGGCAGCCAGTTTATCGGGATCGTCCTTTTCCACCCAGGTTCTTGGCCTGATGAGTTGTATATACCATCTTGAAAGATCTTCAAGTATAAAATCAGATATAGGCCTGGTGGCCCTGTGAAGGTTATATTCTTCCATACCAGTGCTTACTTTAGATGCTAAGGAATTTACCCGGCTCAGAATCCAGCGGTCTTCCGGCCTTAAATGAGATTTTACAGTATCGTAGCTTGATTTTGCCGGGTCGAAATTGTCCATTGCCATATACGGCAGCGGGAACCGGTAAACATTCCAGAAGATGTTAAGCATCCTGCTTACGGTACTTACCTCTTCCCAATTGAACTTTAAATCTTCCCATGGAGCATTGGATGATAGTACATATAACCTCAGCGCATCGGCTCCGAACTTGTCTATCACTTCATAGGGAGCCACCACATTTCCAAGACTTTTACTCATTTTCTTGCCTGAATCATCCAGTGTGAACCCGTGCATCAATACGTTCTTGTAAGGTGCCTTTCCGAACGCCAGCATGCTGGCACCCAGTTGGGAATAGAACCAGCCCCGCGTCTGATCATGACCTTCAGTAATAAAGTCTGCAGGCCATAGTCTATCGAAATCTTCATGCTCGTGGGGATAGTTCAGGGTCGCCCATGAGGCCACCGCAGAATCAAACCATACATCAAATACATCCTCAACCCGGTTCATATTACCGCCGCATGTGCAGGCAATAGAAATAGTGTCCACATAAGGTCTATGCATGTCCAATATATCCTGGCCTCCTGAACGCTGTTTGAGTTCTTCCTTTGTTCCAATAACCTCTATCTTACCACAGGCTTCGCATACCCATATCGGTAGTGGAATGCCCCAGTAACGCTGGCGGCTGATGCACCAGTCCCGGGCTCCCGATACCCAGTCCGCGAATCTGGCAGAACCT
Coding sequences within it:
- a CDS encoding DUF115 domain-containing protein, whose protein sequence is MKFEDWEPIYLEIIRDMGYDRVKDEYSARKLSDMLSGMAPSGIVSLDSLQALIKAKDVLICGNASTLKAELNDIDLINYFIIAADGATEVLIKKGVVPDIIVTDLDGDIETEIEASRKGAIMVVHAHGDNIHVIGQVLPGLYNIIGSTQVAPLENVYNFGGFTDGDRCVFLARSFCASSITMIGFDFDDINVSAIKKKKLGWARKLIDIAMEKKQS
- a CDS encoding isoleucine--tRNA ligase; protein product: MIKEITTKYDAKKLEKDIQKYWDSIDAYPKTRQLRAGDTDFYFVDGPPYTTGHIHLGTAWNKIIKDSILRYKTMNHFHVRDRAGWDMHGLPIEVKVEELLGFKSKKDIEEYGVERFIEKCRQFALDHKNDMTQQFKDLGVWLNWENPYMTLKDEYLEAAWWTLKQGFEKGLLEKGKRVVNWCPRCETAIADSEVEYWDREDPSVYIKFKVKSEDSAYIVIWTTTPWTIPANIAVAVHPGFEYSKIRAWKEDKAQSDILYVASSLVEHVLKAGRYNDFEILESMLGEDLIKLSYEHPLADKVPAQAEFEHNVYMDDFVTAENTGCVHIAPGHGLDDFVLGAKHNLPIFCPVGPDGRYTSEAGEYEGKYVKEADDQVLDDLEARGRLLNKSTISHRYGHCWRCKTPIIYLATEQWFLKISEIKQEMLNEIEKVTWYPDWAGSARFADWVSGARDWCISRQRYWGIPLPIWVCEACGKIEVIGTKEELKQRSGGQDILDMHRPYVDTISIACTCGGNMNRVEDVFDVWFDSAVASWATLNYPHEHEDFDRLWPADFITEGHDQTRGWFYSQLGASMLAFGKAPYKNVLMHGFTLDDSGKKMSKSLGNVVAPYEVIDKFGADALRLYVLSSNAPWEDLKFNWEEVSTVSRMLNIFWNVYRFPLPYMAMDNFDPAKSSYDTVKSHLRPEDRWILSRVNSLASKVSTGMEEYNLHRATRPISDFILEDLSRWYIQLIRPRTWVEKDDPDKLAAYWVIYEVMTKLARIISPFTPHLSESIYQNLVRNLDPDSPESIHMCDWPVADEAFIDKELETQMEIIRNIVEAVSNARQKVKRKLRWPVNKIVVASENENVALAVVTMRNVLLEQTNSKDVIILGAGELWDELGIEVVPQPKVIGPTFKGAAKKVVSALGSTDVLALKEALLSDGQYELEIPGGTATITSDMVKFQETIPEHVGTAEFSNGLVYVDALLTRELESEGYAREVIRRLQDMRKELDLEVEATVKAMVLIEDERICDLVLDLEPHIAGEVRSNLLVIGLDIIPEGELVKEWDVEGTSMKMSITKSS